AGAAAGATATAACTCAATGTGAGTCtctgaaatatttttgaaaaatttctctGCTTATTCAAACATGTGGTGAGATATATCGAATGTGAAGCAATAAACTTTTCACACGAATTCTTCattattctatttaaaattgtaaatgatttttttatctcAACACCGCATTCATGTTTTGCCTTGCAAAAGTGCGGCGAGTACACGAAGAAAATAGAGTTTCTCTTATCAAACGTTTCAAAACGTGATTTTTCCATAATTTCATTCCTTATGCTCAGGATCAGGTTTCGTTTTTGGTTCCATTGTCGTAGAACGTGGGTGATGAGGATTCGTCTGATTCCTTGGCACTAACAACACATTTCCATCGGCTGATTGTTGAAGACTGTACTCGTACGGATGGTACTGATTTCCATCGGGGTCGCGCAAGGACTATAAATTGAATAATAGAATTATTCTTAATTTTCAATCTTATCTAATTTGCGAAATAAATAATACTATAATTCATCATATTTAACTAGACGTTACTATATGCGAAAACACATATGAAACAACGATAAAATAATCAACAAAGTATACTAACTTGGAACACATGACGATAAAGTTGACTAAATTTGTCTTTCACGCGTTGTCTTTCAATAAGCATGAATTCTCGCTCACGAATAAGCCTCATCTTGCGGTCTCTCATTTCTTTCACTTCATCAGCGAGACTAATGATTTGATCTAGTTTACGCTTGCGGCAATTTTGAGCGGCAACTTTGTTCTTGCCCCGTCTTCTAATATCACGTATCAAAGATAATTGAGCTTCACTGAGATCGTATTTACTAAGACGTTCGTTAAATTCGTCCATTGGAAGATTGATAATATCGTTCACGGGAATGGGGACATTTAATGCTCTTGCTCTTTTTTCATCTCTGGTTAGATGCTCTTCGCCATCGCTTTTACGTACTGAAGAAGAAAACATAtcgataaattataaaaatattcttacagTAAGTTACAATTACGTTATTTGCTCGATTCGCGTAGTTTACCTTTCTTGTCACGAGAAACTGGACGTTGAAGAGATCCGGAACTTTCTGCAGGTAAATGATACGTATGATTATGATGAACGTGTTCTATAGCTGAACGTCCTAAaaatgcaaataagaaataggtATTATTACTCGATAGGTACTCGTTAGGCGAATAAATAATCCGAAAAtaagaagaagtatcaaaatacTAATACATATAATTAAGAATCACGTTAATCTTACCTGATTGATGACGACTGAAATCTACACTAcaactatattttatttcagGTTGAGGCCCAGCTGCACCCTCAATCGGGCCAGAATAAGCATTTCCTGGTGCTCCAGCACCAACTGTGTGTGAATCATATTCATACTTCATTGGAGTCGTCGGATGTGCTGTGGCTCCGAGAGGCGAACCTATCGTGtaggaaataaattttaaatccaTTAAATCTTAATTACGCGCGATGTTGATACATTCGATCAATCGGTTAttgctttttcttttttttttctaaataaactAACCAGTTCCTTGTTCCTGAAAGTATCGTTTTGCAAACATTTGATGCTTCTTTTGAGCAACCGGAGGCATGGTACGTTCCGTTTGACATCTTGGAGAACCAGCATTCCTTCCGGAAACGGAATAACTGCAGTCGTATGACATGCGGTATTTGCTAAAACCAAAATAATCATTATCACGCAAAACTGATTAATATTTGACAGATATTTTGATAAACGCTCGTAATAAGCATATTTCAACGGTTTGAAGAAGAAGCACGAATTAATATACGatctaaattaatttcatattcaACTTGGATGCAAATTTATCATTTTCTTATTTAGGCAGATAAACGAGGATTCTATGCCATTTCCCTTCGGTACTcgcgtaataaatatatttcaacGGTTTAAAGAAAAAGCACGAATTAA
This region of Lasioglossum baleicum unplaced genomic scaffold, iyLasBale1 scaffold1642, whole genome shotgun sequence genomic DNA includes:
- the LOC143220828 gene encoding segmentation protein cap'n'collar-like, which encodes MYTMRMLDNGNNNASGPTGAAALSGVQTAGGTTSSATGVTTLPGVTDERMDASSDSAVSSMGSERVPSLSDGEWMETGSNSSHTQADSHYTMDYASKYRMSYDCSYSVSGRNAGSPRCQTERTMPPVAQKKHQMFAKRYFQEQGTGSPLGATAHPTTPMKYEYDSHTVGAGAPGNAYSGPIEGAAGPQPEIKYSCSVDFSRHQSGRSAIEHVHHNHTYHLPAESSGSLQRPVSRDKKVRKSDGEEHLTRDEKRARALNVPIPVNDIINLPMDEFNERLSKYDLSEAQLSLIRDIRRRGKNKVAAQNCRKRKLDQIISLADEVKEMRDRKMRLIREREFMLIERQRVKDKFSQLYRHVFQSLRDPDGNQYHPYEYSLQQSADGNVLLVPRNQTNPHHPRSTTMEPKTKPDPEHKE